AGTATCAAGCATTATCAGCTGCCGCTCAAGGCACTGCAGATGCTAAAGTATACTCTACGCGTGAATTAACTGATGGCGAACGTGCAGAAATTTCTGCTGCTTTCGGCAAGTTAGTCGGCAAAGGGCAACTTAACATTACAAACATTATCGATGCGTCATTAATTGGTGGCGTACGCGTTCAAATCGGCAACTACATTTTCGACAGCACTGTAGCGTCTAAGCTAGAGGACTTAAAACGAGTATTAGTTGGCTAAATCTTAAGAAATGTGAGAGGTGAACATACATGGGCATCAAAGCTGAAGAAATCAGCAGTCTGATTAAACAGCAGATTGAAGGTTATCAATCGGAATTAAAAGTAAGCGAAGTAGGTACAGTTATCACTGTTGGTGACGGTATCGCTCGTGCTCATGGCCTCGACAACGCCATGGCTGGAGAGCTTTTAGAGTTCTCAAACGGTGTTATGGGTATGGCACAAAACCTAGAAGAAGGTAACGTTGGTATCGTAATTTTAGGAGACTACCTAGGCATCAAAGAAGGCGATGAGGTTCGTCGTACAGGTCGTATTATGGAAGTACCAGTTGGTGAAGAACTAATTGGCCGTGTTGTAAACCCACTTGGTATGCCAGTGGATGGATTAGGTCCAATCAACACAACAAAATCTCGTCCAATCGAAAGTCCAGCTTTCGGTGTAATGGCACGTAAATCAGTACATGAGCCATTACAAACAGGTATCAAAGCGATCGACGCTTTAGTACCAATCGGTCGTGGTCAACGTGAGTTAATCATCGGTGACCGTCAAGTTGGTAAAACATCTGTAGCGATCGATACTATCTTAAACCAACAAGGCGAAGATATGATTTGTATCTACGTTGCAATTGGTCAAAAAGAATCAACTGTACGTAACGTTGTTGAAACTTTACGTAAACACGGTGCTTTAGATTACACAATCGTTGTAACTGCTTCTGCATCACAACCAGCTCCATTACTATACCTTGCTCCTTTCGCAGGTGTATCTATGGCAGAAGAATTCATGTTAGATGGTAAGCACGTATTAATCGTGTATGATGACTTAACTAAACAAGCATCAGCATACCGTGAACTTTCACTTCTTCTACGCCGTCCTCCAGGTCGTGAAGCTTACCCTGGTGACGTATTCTACTTACACAGCCGTCTACTTGAGCGTGCTGCGAAGTTAAACGAAACATACAAAAACGGTTCGATTACAGCGCTTCCATTCGTAGAAACGCAAGCGGGCGATATCTCTGCATATATCCCAACAAACGTAATCTCAATCACAGATGGTCAAATCTTCTTACAATCTGACTTATTCAACTCTGGTGTACGTCCAGCGATCAACGCCGGTTTATCAGTATCACGTGTAGGTGGTTCTGCTCAAATCAAAGCGATGAAAAAAGTAGCTGGTACATTACGTCTTGACTTAGCAGCATTCCGTGAGTTAGAGTCATTCGCTCAGTTCGGTTCTGACTTAGACGCAATCACACTTGCTAAATTAGAGCGTGGTAAACGTACTGTTGAAGTTTTAAAACAAGACTTAAACAAACCACTTAAAGTTGAAAAACAAGTTGCGATCCTTTATGCATTAACTAAAGGTCACTTAGATGATATTCCAGTACAAGACATCGTTCGTTTCGAAAACGAATTCTTAAGCTGGTTAGATACAAACCACACAAATGTTTTAGATCATGTTCGTACAACTAAAGAACTTGCTCCAGACGCAGAGTATGTTGAAGCAATTAATGCGTTCAAAAAGACTTTCGCTAAATCTGAGTAAGAATTGAACGGTTTTTCACGCACATTATTGTAGCGTGAAAAACTGGACAACTCTTTTTTAATAAGAGCTTGATAAAAATCTAAAGGTGGTGAAATACCAGTGGTAAACTTACGCGAAATTAAAGGTCGTATTAACTCTACAAAGTCAACGAAACAAATTACGAAAGCGATGCAGATGGTTTCTTCTTCAAAGTTACGTCGTGCAGAGCAAAATGCTAAGTCTTACGTTCCATACATGGAAAAAATCCAGGACGTAGTAGGCGCAATCGCAACAGGTACAAAAGACAGCGGACATCCAATGTTAACTACTCGCCCTGTTAAGAAA
This genomic window from Solibacillus sp. FSL R5-0449 contains:
- the atpA gene encoding F0F1 ATP synthase subunit alpha, which produces MGIKAEEISSLIKQQIEGYQSELKVSEVGTVITVGDGIARAHGLDNAMAGELLEFSNGVMGMAQNLEEGNVGIVILGDYLGIKEGDEVRRTGRIMEVPVGEELIGRVVNPLGMPVDGLGPINTTKSRPIESPAFGVMARKSVHEPLQTGIKAIDALVPIGRGQRELIIGDRQVGKTSVAIDTILNQQGEDMICIYVAIGQKESTVRNVVETLRKHGALDYTIVVTASASQPAPLLYLAPFAGVSMAEEFMLDGKHVLIVYDDLTKQASAYRELSLLLRRPPGREAYPGDVFYLHSRLLERAAKLNETYKNGSITALPFVETQAGDISAYIPTNVISITDGQIFLQSDLFNSGVRPAINAGLSVSRVGGSAQIKAMKKVAGTLRLDLAAFRELESFAQFGSDLDAITLAKLERGKRTVEVLKQDLNKPLKVEKQVAILYALTKGHLDDIPVQDIVRFENEFLSWLDTNHTNVLDHVRTTKELAPDAEYVEAINAFKKTFAKSE